CACTTATCACTTCGGTCCGCGCTATGACCGCGTGGATCATCCCACCTCGCTCGAATGGCACCTGGGCGCGAGCGCGCAAAAAAACATCACCCTCGCAGGCGGTCGTGTCTTCGCCCCCTACGTGTCAGCGTTCTGGGTTTATGACATGGAGGGTGCCATGACGGTCACTTCGGTCAACGGCACGGTTTTCCACAGCGACCTCGGCGGCTCCGGTCTCCTTCTTGCCGCCGGCGTGCCCGTGCGCTTCGGCGAGCACTTCGAACTTTACCTTGAAGCCGCCGTGCAAACCGGGGCCAAAATCCAAAGCCAAAGCGCCAGCCTTGGCATGAACTACCGTTGGTAAGCATCCGCCTTCTCGCACCATGACCAGCAGGGAAAGAATCCGGACTGCGCTCTCGCATCGCCAGCCTGACAGGGTGCCGGTTGATTTCGGCGCCACGTTTGTCAGCGGCATCCATGTCAGTTGCGTGGCGGCGTTGCGCCGGCATTACGGCCTCGGCGACGCGCCGGTGAAGCTGCGCGACGCCGGCCAGATGCTCGGCGTCATCGACGACGACCTCCGCCGCGCCATGGGCATCGACGTCATCGGCGTCTTCGCCCCCCGCAGCCGCTTCGGTTTCGCCAATGAAAACTGGCGCGAGTTCCGCCTGCCGTGGGGGCAGGTCGTGCTCGCTCCCGGCGGCTTCCTCCCCTCCTCCACCCCCGCCGGCGACCTCTACATGCACCCGCGCGGCGACCATTCCCTCCCGCCCTCCGCCCATCTGCCCGCGGGAGGCTATTTCTTCGACAGCATCGAGCGCCAGCAGCCCATCGACGAGGACCACCTCGATCCCGCCGACAACCTCGTGGAATTCGGCGACATCTCCGACACGGACATCGCATACTTCGCCGCCGAGACCGCCCGCGCCCGTCAGACCGGCTGCGCCGTCGTCGGCGCCTTTGGCGGCACCTCCATCGGCGACGTCGGCCACATTCCCGCGCCCGGCCTCGTCGATCCGCCGGGTTTCCGGGGCGTCGCCGACTGGTATATGGCCATCATCGAGCACCCCGATTATATACAGGAGGTTTTCAGGCGCCAGTATGACATCGCCCTCCGCAACCTCGACCGCCTGCGCCAGGCCGTCGGGGAAGACGGCATCGATGTCCTCTACGTGTGCAGCACCGATTTCGGCACGCAAAACTCGCAATTCTGCTCCGTCGCCACCTTCCGCGAGCTTTACCTGCCGCACTACCGCCGCCTCAACGACTGGGCCCACCGCCACACCCGCTGGAAAACCTTCAAGCACACCTGCGGCGCGGTCGATCCCCTCATTCCTTCGTTCATCGAGGCGGGGTTCGACATCTTGAACCCCGTGCAATGCTCCGCCGCCGGCATGGAGCCCTCCCATCTGAAAACCGCCCACGGGCGCGACATCACCTTCTGGGGCGGCGGCGTGAACACGCAGACCACGCTCCCCTTCGGCAAGCCCGCCGAGGTTCGCGACGAGGTGCTGCGCCGCTGCGAAACCTTCGCTCCCGGCGGCGGTTTTGTCTTCAACACCATCCACAACATCCAGGCGCTGACCCCGGTCGAAAACATCGTGGCCATGGTGGACGCCGTGCGCGAATTCAACGGGTGAGCGCGTGGAAGGCACACGCGCGCCCGGCTCATCCGCCCTTCCCATGAAACTCCGTTTTTTCGCCTCCATTCTCGCCGCCGTGGTTTTTCCCGCGTCTGGCGCCACCGCTCTCGACCTCGTGCGTGACGGCAGCCCCGCCGCTGTCATTGCAACCGCCGATGACGCCCCTCCGGTCGTTGCCTATGCCGCGCAGGAACTGGCATGGCACATCGAAAAAGCCACCGGCGCAAGGCTCCCCGTCGTATCCGAATCTCAACTACACAAAACCTCCCCCGCGGTGTGCATCCACCTCGGCGACACCGCCGCCGCCCACGCCGCCGGTATCGAGTCCCGCCTGCTCCCACCCGAGACCTTCGTCCTCCGCTCCACGCCCGCCGCGCTCATCATTGCCGGAGGCGACGGCCTCGGCGAGCCGCTCGGCACCGGCACGCCCGGCGGCACGCTGTTCGGCGTGTATGAATTCCTTGAGCGCGAGCTCGGCGTCATCTGGGCATGGCCCGGTGAACTCGGGACCTACGTTCCGAAGAAGCCCGACCTCGCCGTGCGCGACGAGGTCGACCTCACCCTCGCCCCGCCCTTTCTCCAGCGCCATGTGCGCGGCGGTCTCTCCTTCAAGGGCAAATTCGCCGAACTCGGTTTCACGCCCGCCGCCGCCGAGGCCTACGCGCGCGAACAGGCCGTGTTTCTCCGCCGTCACCGCATGGGCAAGCGGGAGCGCATCAGTTACGGGCACGTCTTCCCCAAATGGTGGGAGCAATATGGCGCGGAGCATCCGGAATGGTTTCAGTTGCACAATGGCAAACGCGGCCCCGCCAAGCCCGGCGCCAGTTATTCGATGTGCGTCTCCAACCCCGGGCTGCATCAAAAACTCGTCGCGCTCTGGCTTGAGCAGCGCGCAAAAAATCCGCCCGAACCCGGCGCCGCCAGCTACCTGAACGCCTGCGAGAACGGCGTGCTTGGCCTTTGCGAATGCGACGACTGTCTCGCGTGGGACGGCCCCCGGCCCGACGACTATGACGATTTCTACGCCGCAAAATCCAAGATGAAGGGTTCGCGCTTTGTCACCGACCGCTATGTGAAATACTGGCTCGCCGTGCAGGCCGAGGCGCGCAGGACCGACCCCGGCGTCGTCGTCATCGCCTATAATTATTATAACTACTTCCACGCGCCCACCCCCGGCCTCAAACTGAACGCGAACTTCCTCATCGGCTCCTATCCCTCCGGCGGTGGCTTCCCGCGCTCGCCGGAGAAAAACGCGTGGTATCGCCGCCAGTGGCTCGGATGGCGCGACACCGGCGCGCGCCTCTTCTCGCGCGGCAACCAATGCCTCGACGGCTACACCATGCCGCACATCTACGCGCATGAGTTTTCGGAGGAGTTCCGCTTCATGGCCGAAAATGGCATGGTTGCCACCGACTACGACGCCCTCACCGGCCAGTGGGCCGCGCACGGCCCCAACATCTACGCGCTCATGCGCCTGCACGTCACGCCCGCCGCCCGGACCGACGCGATTCTTGATCGCTATTATTCTGTCTTCGGTCCCGCCGCCGCCCTCGTGAAGGAATATTTCACCTACTGGGAAAACTACACCCGCGACAATCGCGCCCGTCTTGAGGGCGTTTTTGAGGAAATCAACGTCTCGCGCTCCCGCAACTGGCCCGTGGCCGCGCACCGCGTGCATCCGCCGGAATGCTTCGCCCCCGCCGAAGCCATCCTCGCCCGTGCCGCGCAGGCCGCCGCGGGCGATCCCGAAGCCGCCGCGCGCGTCGAATTTCTCCGCGCCGGGCTTTCGCATTCACGGCTTTGCGCCCGTATCTCCGAGCTGCTCACCACCGCCGATCCGCGTTCCACGCTCGCCCGGGGCAGGACGGCCCTTGATGAGCTCATCGCCTTCCGCCGGGCCCACGAGCGTGAGTGGATCGCCAATTTCAACCACTGCGCCTGGGAGGAATCCACCAGCTGGGTGCTCACCGACGCCCCGCGCAAGCAATGACGCCGCCTTCCTCTTTATCTCCTCCCCGCTGTCGAATTTTTATATAAACAATGCGCAAACCGGTATGAAAAACCAGCTCCCCGCCGCGCTCATCGCCCCCCTTGTCGCCGCCGGGCTCTCCGCGCCCTGCGTTGTCACGGCCGCCGAACCAGCGCGCCCAAACATCGTCCTCATCGTCTCCGACGACCACGGTCTCGACGCGCTTGGCTGCTACGGCAATCCCGTCATCCGCACACCCCACCTCGACGCGCTCGCCGCCGCCGGCACGCGCTTCACCCGCGCCTTTTGCACCAGCGCCAGTTGCAGTCCGTCGCGCTCCGTCATTCTCACCGGCCTGCAAGGTCATCACAACGGCATGTATGGCCTCCAGCATGACGAGCATCATTTCCTGTGCTTCGATCAGGTGCGCAGCCTCCCGGTGATGCTGGAGGCGGCGGGCTACCGCACCGCCCGCGTCGGCAAATACCATGTCGCGCCCGACTCTGTCTTCCGCTTCCAAACCGTCCTCTCCGGCGGCGCGGCCAACGACCCGAAAACCCTCGGGCGGAGCCCGATGGAAATGGCGTGGCGCTCCCGCGAGGTTATCGAATCCTCCGACGCCCGCCCGTTCTTTTTGTATTTCGCCACCGACGATCCGCATCGCGCCAACGCCGTCCTGCCCGACGGCACGCCGACCTTCGACACCTGGCCCGAGCCAAACCATTTTGGCAACCGTCCCGCCGGCTACCCCGGCATCACGCCGGTTGTCTATAATCCCGCCGACGTGCTCGTGCCGCCGTTCCTGCCCGACACGCCGGCCTGCCGCGCCGAACTCGCGCAATATTACCAATCCGTCTCCCGCCTAGACCAGGGCATCGGCGTCTTGATAAAACAGCTCAAGGACGCCGGCAAATACGACAACACGCTCATCATCTATATATCGGACAACGGCGTCGCCTTCCCCGGCGCCAAGACGACGCTTTACGAGCCCGGCATCCGCCTCCCGTGCATCATAAAAAACCCGCGCCAGCCAAAAGGCGGCGTCACTCAGGACGCGCTGGTCTCGTGGGTGGATCTCACGCCCACCATTCTTGACGTCGCCGGCGCGCTGCCTCCCGGCGCCGCCGGATTCGACGGACGCTCTTTCAAGGCCGGCCTCGACGGCACGCCGCTGCGCGGCCGGGACGAGGTGTATGCGTCGCACACGTTTCATCAGGTCACCATGTATTATCCCATGCGCGCGGTCAGGACGGAGAAATACAAACTCATCCATAACCTCGCGTATCCCCTCGCCTTTCCGTCCGCCCGGGACCTCATCCAGTCGCCGACGTGGATCAGCGCCACCCGCGACGGGGGCGGCCTTTTCGGGAAACGCTCCATCGCGGCATTTCTTCACCGTCCCGAGTTCGAACTCTACGATCTGGAGGCCGATCCCGATGAGATCGACAACCTCGCCGACGCCCCCGCCCTGCGCGAGGTGCGCGACGCTCTCATCGAAAAAACAAGGGCATTCCAGTCCGCGACCAAGGATCCCTGGCTGCATAAATGGCAGTATGAATAAACTTGGAGCCCTCCGGCGGGGAGAACCGGCATCACTACGTCGCCATCAGAAACCGCGATCCGGAAAAACTCGGCGCCCTCATCGCCGGATTGCAATCCGCCCCGCCCGCCAGATGGGCATGAACGCCCGGGACACAGGCAACCGCGGACTCGCGGCCAGACCGGCGCGCCTTATTCCGACGGCGGGGGAACCGAACTGACCGGACGGAGTTTTCCGGCGGGGACGATGGTCACGTTGTCGAACAGGATGCGGCCGGCGTGCCGCACATACTCGGTGGCGGAGACACCCTCGAAGACGCAGTCTTTGAAACGGATATCGTCCGCGGTAGCGCCTTGAAACCCGGCGATTTGCAGGACGCGGGGACTACTTTTGCCATTCACGTTTTCGAGCGAGACATTGCGGACGGCGGGAAGATGCGGTCCGTCGGCCCCCTCTTGATACATGAAATCGATGGTGAGAATTGCCTCGGCAACCCGGCCGACGGAGACATTGCGCATGTGAATATTTTCAATGACTCCTCCCCGCCGGGCATTGGATTTGAAGCGGAGGGCGCGGTCGAGATTGGGGCTGTCCATGACGCAATTTTCCACAAAGACATTGCGGCATCCGGCGGAGATTTCGCTGCCGATGACAACGCCGCCATGCCCATCCTTCATCTCGCAATTGCGAACAATGATGTTTTCCGAGGGAACGTTGACGCGCCGCCCGTCATTGTTGCGCCCGGATTTGATGGCGATGCAGTCGTCCCCGGTGTCGAAGCGGCAGTCCTCTATCAGCACATTGCGGCACGAGTCGGGGTCGCAGCCGTCGTTGTTGGGGCCGTGACTATCGATTTTCACCCCGCGCACGGTGATGTTTTCGCAAAGCACGGGGTTGAGTTCCCAGAAGGGCGAGCGAATGAGGGTGACGCCCTCGATAAGAATATTTTTGCAGCGGTAAAATTGCACAAAAGGAGGACGCAGGTAGTGCCCCTCCCCGAAAATGCGCTCGGCGACGGGCGTGTTTTTGTCGCCCATTTCATTGAGACGCCGGACGCTCGCGCGCGAGAGAGGCGGCCCGGCGTGACGTTCGCCGGGTTTTGTCCATCCCCACCAATTATCCGGCGACGCACCGCCGTCGAGCATGCCGGAGCCGGTCACGGCGATATTTTCCTGTCCGTGAGCGTGGATGAGCGGCGAATAATTCATGCACTCGATGCCCTCCCAGCGGGTGAGAACGACGGGGAGATACGCGGCGGGATCGGTGGAAAAAACAAGCCTGGCGCCTTCGCTCACGTGGAGATTGACATTGCTTTTCAGGTGAATGGCTCCGGTGAGAAAAATGCCGGCGGGAATGACGACGCGGCCTCCGCCCGCCTCGTGGCACGCGGCGATGGCACTGGCGATGGCGGCGGTGCAATCGTGCGCGCCGCCGGGCCTCGCGCCGAATCGCGCGTCGGTGATGATAAAATCACGGGCGGGAAACAAAGGCGCCTTTATTTGCGCGAGAATCGCCGGCACCGCGTTCCACGGATCGGCGTGGCGCGCTGCGCCGGAGGCCGGCTGAAGAAGCACCGCAAAAAACAACGCGATGCCTGGGAGGAAAAATCCGTGGTTTGGCATGGGAATAGAAGACGATTTTCTGGATCGGGCGATCCGTCCGGGATTCGATATATTATATGGGTATTTCATATGCAATGGGGATTGATTTCTCGTCCGCAAGCATCAGGGAGCGTCCGGTTCTCCTTTTGCGACAGGTTGCCCAAGCGGGAAAGCCGTGCTGTTGACGCGTGCGGAGGCCATGAGTCGTTCAAAATATTCGACCTTGCCGGGATTTTGGGAGGAGAGGTTGCTCCTTTCCGACGGGTCGCGGGAAAGGTCGTAGAGTTCGATGCCGGCCTTCATCCCATTGCGGACGGCCTTCCAGTTGTTCTGAAGGATGGCTTGGCGGCCTTCGAGCTCCCAGTAGAGATAATCGTGCTTCTTCTGGCTTTCGGCGCGTCCAAGCAGGGTCGGAGCGTAGCTGATGCCGTCAATATCCGCGGGGACGGGTTCACCCAGGATTTCAAAGACAGTGGGCATGAAATCCCAGAACGCTGCGGGATGATCGCTCGTCGAGCCGGCTCGAATGTGTCCGGGCCAGCGGATGGCGAAGGGTTCGCGGATGCCGCCCTCATACATGTCACGCTTGATGCCGCGCAGTCCGCCGGAAGAGTGGAAGAAGGTGTTGTCCTTGCCGCCCTCGGCATGAGGGCCGTTATCCGAGGTGAAGACAACAAGGGTGCTTTCATCAAGACCGCGTTCCTTGAGCCTGTCCATAATGAGCCCGACATCGCGATCGAGGCGCATCATCATGGCGGCAAAAATGATCCGCTTATCCCCCTCGATGGCTTTTTTCTGAGGGTCTTCGGCATGGACCGCATCGTCCGGTCCGGCGATTTCATGCACCCAGGCCTGTTCTTTTTTGAGCTGCTCCATGACCGTGTCGCGCGGGCAAACCAGATCGGCATGCGGGGTGGTATAGGCCATGTAGAGAAAAAAAGGATGTCCCGCGCCAGCGGCGGCGCGATCAATGTAGGCAAGCGCCTCCACGGTGAAACGGTCATTGGCAAAACTGTTTTGCCCGTGTGAGTAATTCTGGACGAGAGGCTCCTTGGCCGCATTGCGATAAAGGAACTCCGGATATTGATTGTGCGCGTGCGCCTGATTGACGAAGCCGTAAAAGAAATCCCAGCCCCGGAGCCACGGCGCGCTGTAACTGTCCTCCTCGCCGAGGCCCCATTTGCCAATCATTGCAGTCTGGTAGCCGAAATCCTTCAGGTATTCGGGAATCAGTTTCTCCCTGCGTGAAATCGGTATGCGGCCCGGGGTGTCCGCGCCCCGGGAATATCCGAGATTGCCGCGGATGCTTCCGTGTCCGGTGTGCAGTCCGGTCATAAGTGCGGCGCGAGAGGGCGCGCAGACCGGCGAGCCCGCATAGTGCCGCGTCATGATCATGCCCTCGCGGGCGAGCCGGTCTATGTTGGGTGTGTTGAAGCGGGCCTGTCCGTTGAAGCCCACATCACCATAGCCGGCGTCGTCGGCGAGTATGAATATGATATTAGGGCGCGACGGCGCGGCGGCGTGCGCAGTGGCTTGCACCGGGCCGGATGACAGCACGGCTGCGGAGGCGGCAATGCCCGATAGAAATGAGGTCAGGTGCGTGGCAGGAACTTGCATGGCGATTTTGGCAATCAGTGTGTGAAATCTTAAAAAACCGGACAGGCAGTGACGGGGGACTTTAAATCATCCGGAATCACTCGGCTGACTCGAAAATTTTATCGAGTTGCTTCATGCCCTTGATGGCGCGGGCGGGGAGAAATCCACCGTTCGGGCCGAAAGCGAGGAGTGCCTCGACGGGCTCAACCGTGCAGGCGGACTCGTCGATTTCACCCTTTGCATTTTGGGCCGCCGTCAAATCCATGCCCAGATGCGCGGCGAGGAATGAATACACGGCCTTCCGCTTGCTTGGGCCGTAATCGTGGCCCTCCCGGGGGAAGTGCACGTTGGCCACGGCCTCCGTTTTCCCGTAAAGACCATAGACGTGCCTGAGAAAAGGATACTCCACATCGGGCACGCCGGCCGTCCAGTCGCCGCCATCCGACACCACGAGTTGGGGGCGCGGTGCGGCAAGGGCGGCAAGCTCGACATTGTTCATGCCGCCAGCGGCCAGATGGATGGGTTGTCCGCTTTCGCACGGACAACCGCCGTCGAAATGCGCCGACACCATGACGACCGGCACACTGACGCCCACGCGGTCGTCAATCGCGGCGAGCATCATCGTTTGCGAACCTCCACCAGAGGCGCCGGTGACCGCAATCCTGTCGGGGTCTATCTCCGGAAGTTTTGAAAAATAATCGATGATGCGGATGCCATTCAGGATTTGCATGGTTTGCGCCATCGGGGTGCGGTGCGCGGAGGCATCGAATTGCAGGAGCGATTCGCCCCAGGCAAACAGGTCGTAGGAAACCGCCCACGCGCCCATGCGGGCAAACATCGCGCAGCGGATTTGCTGGTCGTCGCGGTAGCGTCCGCCGGGAAAGTGCCCGTTGGGGCTGACGACGAGGGGACATTTGCCGGCGACGCGGCCGGGCATGTAAACGGAACCGCACACAAACACGCCGGGCAGCGTCTCGATGGCGAAGTTTTGCACGCGGTAGCCGTCCATGCGGCGCTCGGAGGTGAGGATGGGTTGCGCCCGGGGGGCGTCTGGCATGGGAGACAATCGCAGTGCGGCCAGCAGCGCCGGACGCAAGGCTCGCGCCTGCTTTTCCCATGCGGCCCTGTCCTTGTAGAGCGCGGCGAGGTATTGCATTTCCCGCGCCCCCTCGGCGGGCGAACGGCGCGGGTGATCGTAGGCGAGGAGCCGGTAGGTTTTTCCGGTCTCGTATTCAAACATCAGGTCGAAGGGCGCGAGCACATTGCGCAAGGATTCCTCCGCGCTGTAACGCCGGATGCGGTAGTCCGCGTAATCAAGCGTCTTGCCGTCGAGAAGCCTCTGGGGAATTTTGAGGTCCAGGTCGAACTGTTTCCGGATGTCCGCCATCACGTCGGCCAGCGGGCGCGACTGGCGGGGATTGTCGTTGCCGCCAGGGGCCGCGGGCATCACCGCCGTGATGGCGAGGAGGAATATCAAACTGTGTTTCATAAAAACATTCGTCTGTTTTGCACGGGAGATTTTCCCGGCAAGGTATGCAAGTTTCTATTTTCCGGACGGTACCAGGCGCCATTCGCCACCTTCGCGCGGGAGCATTTCCTGGGCGCTCACGTCACGTCGCCATTGGGCGAGCTTTGCGCGGAGCCTGACAACCAGCTCCGGTTTTTGCGCGGCCAGGTCGTTTTGCTGTCCGGGATCGGCGGAAATATCAAACAGGCTGGCCGCGGGGCCGACGCCAAGCAGCGCCCCCTCGTGCCATTCGATGAGCATGTGGTTGCCCTCGCGGATGGCCGAGCCCGGCTGGAATCCCCCCGCTTGATGATAATGCGGATAATGCCAGTAAAGCGCGCGGGACGGCAGCGCCGCGCCGGTGGACAAATGCGCGAGCAGGCTCACTCCATCGGGAGGCAGGTCTGAAGTGTCGCAACCGGCCGCGTCCAGCACGGTGAAAAACACATCCTGTGTGATCGTGGGGGCGTCCGACAACATGCCCGCACGCACCTTGCCGGGCCAGCGCGCGCACATGGGCACGCGCAGCCCGCCCTGCCAGAGGGAAGCCTTGCCGCCGCGAAACGGATGCTGCGACTGGAGCTGCTCCAGGTTCCCGTTGTCGGAAATGAACACGACGAGCGTGCGGCGCGACAGGTCGAGCCGGTCCAGCGTGTCGAGTATGCGTCCGATGCCGGCATCCATGCGCTCGATCATCGCAGCCATGACCGCGTTGTTTTCCGCGCGCCCCGCCCCGGGCTTGTTCGCATACTTCGCGGTCAGCAACGACTCTTCCACCAATGGGGTGTGCACGACGTTGTGCGCGATATAACAAAAGAACGGGCGGTCCCGGTTTGCCTGGATGAAATCGACGGCGTGGCCGGTGATGGCCCCGACGTTGTGGGCATCGGGCTCATCGAGTTTTTTTGGAGACGGTTTCCGGACATGAAACACCACGTCAAATCCCTGCGACTCGGGATCCATGGGACGGCCCGGCGTGTAATCGTAATCCGGAGCGAGGTGCCATTTGCCGAACAGTCCGTTTATATAACCGCGCTCGCGCAGCCGTTCGGCGATGGTTTTCTCCGCCAGCGGCAGGCCCTGCTCCATCTTCGGCGTGACCAGCGCACGGCCTTCCCAAGCGGTGCCCGGGATGAAATCCGTGAGGTGCAGGCGCGCCGGGGCCTTCCCGGTCATGAGCGCGGCGCGCGACGGCGAGCAGACCGGCGCGGCGGCGTAAGCCTGGGTGAAGGCCGTGCCCTCGCGGGCGATGCGGTCGATGTTGGGCGTCTCATACCACGCGCCGCCGTGATAACCGACCTGATTCCAGCCCATGTCATCGGCGACAATGATGACGATGTTGGGCGGTATGCCGCCGTCCGCCTGCGCAGCGACCGCCCCTGGCGCCGTTGTCAGCGCGCCGAATGCAAGCATTTCGAAAGGATTTATATTATGCGTCTTCATTTCATATAATCCGCCGATCTGATGGTTTTCACTGTCTTTGGATTAAACCAAAGCGCGC
This genomic stretch from Termitidicoccus mucosus harbors:
- a CDS encoding uroporphyrinogen decarboxylase family protein, with protein sequence MTSRERIRTALSHRQPDRVPVDFGATFVSGIHVSCVAALRRHYGLGDAPVKLRDAGQMLGVIDDDLRRAMGIDVIGVFAPRSRFGFANENWREFRLPWGQVVLAPGGFLPSSTPAGDLYMHPRGDHSLPPSAHLPAGGYFFDSIERQQPIDEDHLDPADNLVEFGDISDTDIAYFAAETARARQTGCAVVGAFGGTSIGDVGHIPAPGLVDPPGFRGVADWYMAIIEHPDYIQEVFRRQYDIALRNLDRLRQAVGEDGIDVLYVCSTDFGTQNSQFCSVATFRELYLPHYRRLNDWAHRHTRWKTFKHTCGAVDPLIPSFIEAGFDILNPVQCSAAGMEPSHLKTAHGRDITFWGGGVNTQTTLPFGKPAEVRDEVLRRCETFAPGGGFVFNTIHNIQALTPVENIVAMVDAVREFNG
- a CDS encoding DUF4838 domain-containing protein; protein product: MKLRFFASILAAVVFPASGATALDLVRDGSPAAVIATADDAPPVVAYAAQELAWHIEKATGARLPVVSESQLHKTSPAVCIHLGDTAAAHAAGIESRLLPPETFVLRSTPAALIIAGGDGLGEPLGTGTPGGTLFGVYEFLERELGVIWAWPGELGTYVPKKPDLAVRDEVDLTLAPPFLQRHVRGGLSFKGKFAELGFTPAAAEAYAREQAVFLRRHRMGKRERISYGHVFPKWWEQYGAEHPEWFQLHNGKRGPAKPGASYSMCVSNPGLHQKLVALWLEQRAKNPPEPGAASYLNACENGVLGLCECDDCLAWDGPRPDDYDDFYAAKSKMKGSRFVTDRYVKYWLAVQAEARRTDPGVVVIAYNYYNYFHAPTPGLKLNANFLIGSYPSGGGFPRSPEKNAWYRRQWLGWRDTGARLFSRGNQCLDGYTMPHIYAHEFSEEFRFMAENGMVATDYDALTGQWAAHGPNIYALMRLHVTPAARTDAILDRYYSVFGPAAALVKEYFTYWENYTRDNRARLEGVFEEINVSRSRNWPVAAHRVHPPECFAPAEAILARAAQAAAGDPEAAARVEFLRAGLSHSRLCARISELLTTADPRSTLARGRTALDELIAFRRAHEREWIANFNHCAWEESTSWVLTDAPRKQ
- a CDS encoding sulfatase family protein; this translates as MKNQLPAALIAPLVAAGLSAPCVVTAAEPARPNIVLIVSDDHGLDALGCYGNPVIRTPHLDALAAAGTRFTRAFCTSASCSPSRSVILTGLQGHHNGMYGLQHDEHHFLCFDQVRSLPVMLEAAGYRTARVGKYHVAPDSVFRFQTVLSGGAANDPKTLGRSPMEMAWRSREVIESSDARPFFLYFATDDPHRANAVLPDGTPTFDTWPEPNHFGNRPAGYPGITPVVYNPADVLVPPFLPDTPACRAELAQYYQSVSRLDQGIGVLIKQLKDAGKYDNTLIIYISDNGVAFPGAKTTLYEPGIRLPCIIKNPRQPKGGVTQDALVSWVDLTPTILDVAGALPPGAAGFDGRSFKAGLDGTPLRGRDEVYASHTFHQVTMYYPMRAVRTEKYKLIHNLAYPLAFPSARDLIQSPTWISATRDGGGLFGKRSIAAFLHRPEFELYDLEADPDEIDNLADAPALREVRDALIEKTRAFQSATKDPWLHKWQYE
- a CDS encoding glycoside hydrolase family 28 protein, whose amino-acid sequence is MPNHGFFLPGIALFFAVLLQPASGAARHADPWNAVPAILAQIKAPLFPARDFIITDARFGARPGGAHDCTAAIASAIAACHEAGGGRVVIPAGIFLTGAIHLKSNVNLHVSEGARLVFSTDPAAYLPVVLTRWEGIECMNYSPLIHAHGQENIAVTGSGMLDGGASPDNWWGWTKPGERHAGPPLSRASVRRLNEMGDKNTPVAERIFGEGHYLRPPFVQFYRCKNILIEGVTLIRSPFWELNPVLCENITVRGVKIDSHGPNNDGCDPDSCRNVLIEDCRFDTGDDCIAIKSGRNNDGRRVNVPSENIIVRNCEMKDGHGGVVIGSEISAGCRNVFVENCVMDSPNLDRALRFKSNARRGGVIENIHMRNVSVGRVAEAILTIDFMYQEGADGPHLPAVRNVSLENVNGKSSPRVLQIAGFQGATADDIRFKDCVFEGVSATEYVRHAGRILFDNVTIVPAGKLRPVSSVPPPSE
- a CDS encoding arylsulfatase, with amino-acid sequence MQVPATHLTSFLSGIAASAAVLSSGPVQATAHAAAPSRPNIIFILADDAGYGDVGFNGQARFNTPNIDRLAREGMIMTRHYAGSPVCAPSRAALMTGLHTGHGSIRGNLGYSRGADTPGRIPISRREKLIPEYLKDFGYQTAMIGKWGLGEEDSYSAPWLRGWDFFYGFVNQAHAHNQYPEFLYRNAAKEPLVQNYSHGQNSFANDRFTVEALAYIDRAAAGAGHPFFLYMAYTTPHADLVCPRDTVMEQLKKEQAWVHEIAGPDDAVHAEDPQKKAIEGDKRIIFAAMMMRLDRDVGLIMDRLKERGLDESTLVVFTSDNGPHAEGGKDNTFFHSSGGLRGIKRDMYEGGIREPFAIRWPGHIRAGSTSDHPAAFWDFMPTVFEILGEPVPADIDGISYAPTLLGRAESQKKHDYLYWELEGRQAILQNNWKAVRNGMKAGIELYDLSRDPSERSNLSSQNPGKVEYFERLMASARVNSTAFPLGQPVAKGEPDAP
- a CDS encoding alpha/beta hydrolase family protein, coding for MKHSLIFLLAITAVMPAAPGGNDNPRQSRPLADVMADIRKQFDLDLKIPQRLLDGKTLDYADYRIRRYSAEESLRNVLAPFDLMFEYETGKTYRLLAYDHPRRSPAEGAREMQYLAALYKDRAAWEKQARALRPALLAALRLSPMPDAPRAQPILTSERRMDGYRVQNFAIETLPGVFVCGSVYMPGRVAGKCPLVVSPNGHFPGGRYRDDQQIRCAMFARMGAWAVSYDLFAWGESLLQFDASAHRTPMAQTMQILNGIRIIDYFSKLPEIDPDRIAVTGASGGGSQTMMLAAIDDRVGVSVPVVMVSAHFDGGCPCESGQPIHLAAGGMNNVELAALAAPRPQLVVSDGGDWTAGVPDVEYPFLRHVYGLYGKTEAVANVHFPREGHDYGPSKRKAVYSFLAAHLGMDLTAAQNAKGEIDESACTVEPVEALLAFGPNGGFLPARAIKGMKQLDKIFESAE
- a CDS encoding sulfatase; the encoded protein is MLAFGALTTAPGAVAAQADGGIPPNIVIIVADDMGWNQVGYHGGAWYETPNIDRIAREGTAFTQAYAAAPVCSPSRAALMTGKAPARLHLTDFIPGTAWEGRALVTPKMEQGLPLAEKTIAERLRERGYINGLFGKWHLAPDYDYTPGRPMDPESQGFDVVFHVRKPSPKKLDEPDAHNVGAITGHAVDFIQANRDRPFFCYIAHNVVHTPLVEESLLTAKYANKPGAGRAENNAVMAAMIERMDAGIGRILDTLDRLDLSRRTLVVFISDNGNLEQLQSQHPFRGGKASLWQGGLRVPMCARWPGKVRAGMLSDAPTITQDVFFTVLDAAGCDTSDLPPDGVSLLAHLSTGAALPSRALYWHYPHYHQAGGFQPGSAIREGNHMLIEWHEGALLGVGPAASLFDISADPGQQNDLAAQKPELVVRLRAKLAQWRRDVSAQEMLPREGGEWRLVPSGK